The DNA sequence CTTCTTGGGCCCACTTTCTCTTGGGAACGAAATAAGAAGTACAAGTATGAATGAGTCGTAGCATATAATTACCctctagggttttgttttgtggCCTCATGCCCTTTAAAACCACCCATCTTCGGCAATAATAACTCTTTCTTCACCACTGCGGTCTCAATCTACACTCACCGCGATCGCTCCgattcacagagagagagagagctagccATGGTGACCCAACTCGCTTCCATTCACTCGTCTCGCTTCTATTGGCACatcctatttttcttatattttattttggtttcgTTGTTGATTTGGGAGTATGGGTTTTGCAGTCTCTGGTAGCGAATGAGGAATTCCAGCACATTTTGCGTGTGCTGAACACAAACGTGGATGGGAAGCAGAAGATAATGTTCGCGCTTACCTCCATCAAAGGTATCGGTCGCCGGCTCGCCAACATTGTCTGCAAGAAAGCTGATGTAGACATGAACAAGCGGTACCGTTCTCTAAATTCTGACTCTCGCTACTACTATTTTCCAGCATGTTCTTCGTAGCTTTTGGCTTATGTTAGTATTGGTTCAATTTGGTTTTGATGGGCTTAGCGAGAGTTTAAGAATGCTATAAAATAGTTGATTTTTATTCGTGGGCTCAGTTGTGTGCTATTTGGTCGTTGGGTTAATCTAGATTTTATGCCAAAATTGTTGCCATTGGTTTCAAAGATATTAAAAGCTGTGCTTTGTAAAACTTCTTAAGAGGACGAAGATTAGGACGAAGATTTTTCGATTACGCttttcatttaatttggttGTCTCGCGCTGATGTGCTTTAATGTTTTTAATGCTCATCTATACTTCTATTCAGGCACTTCGTGCAGTGTCTTTAAAGGTTTGGATAgggagttgagatgagatgagtagagttgagataaaagttaaaagttgaataaaatatcgttagaatattattttttaatattattattattttttaatttgaaaaagttaaattttttattatattttgtgtggaaatttggaaaaattgtaattattagacgAGATTAGTTGAGATACCTTTTGTATCCAAATTGGGAAAAACCCTAATCTTCTTGATTTGCCTGGatgttgtaacttttttttttctcttttggtgcGTGATTTTGTTAGATGCAATTATATTTTGGAACTTCCTTTATTGTAAAGGTTAATCTAGTGTttgatgcatttttctttcTGCTTCATATATGTGTTTCATTCTCCCATGTTTGTAAATTGTGGTGTTACGGTTACTGCAGAGCTGGTGAGTTGACAGCTGCTGAGCTTGATAACCTCATGGTGATCGTTGCAAACCCTCGGCAGTTCAAGATTCCTGACTGGTTTCTGAACAGGAAGAAGGATTACAAGGATGGCAAGTATTCTCAGGTTGTCTCCAATGCTTTGGACATGAAGCTCAGAGATGATCTTGAGCGTTTGAAGAAGATCAGGTATGCCTCCATTGATCTCCTGCAATTCTATGCCTACGAGTTTTTATTCCATACTCTAATTGCAATTCATTGATGTCGTGGATACTATACATTGGCTTGGATACTCTAATTCCATACTCCAAAATATTCacttttaatactatttttgttttgggatttgaaaaaatttaaattgtgtttgtgttttgtttgaaagtttgtaaaagttgtaatgattaggtatgattagatgaaaattttgaaaatttgaaattgaaaagcgattgtgtttgagtgatgtttgaaaagaaaatgagatgagattgtatgagatgaaaccatttcatcttccaaacaacCCCTCTGCCTGTCAGCTGCCCTACCTCTTATCCTCCTATCACTTCTTTTTTAAGAAGATTTATGTTGGTTTATCCTGTCAGAAGCTTTTGATCTAAGCGAGGCTTGCATGGCCTTCATCACAAGGAATGACATCGTGCTAACCTGTTTGCCATTATTTGTGTATGCTTGGATTGAGTGTTGGGTGGATGGCTTGTCTTCAGCTATTATGCATGATTTGAAATCACAAGGAAAACATGCTGAAGCAAGGAGTTGGAAATTTGGTGTAAGTGCGAGAGGGCGTTGGCACTTTAGCTCATGAAAAGAATCTATGACAAGCAGTTTCCCATAACAGTTGTTTAGTTAATGCAGAACTAGATGATGACAAGTTCGGTTTAGATCTTCTCAAAAATGGTTTAGACAAGAATCTGTCCAATACCATATTGGAATTATGACTTGTTAATGACATTCATTGTAACATTATCTGTTTCTCTATTGAtacatttatcttttttttagtaTTGCTTTTCTTGCCGGTGAAAGCCTTTATTCTTGATATGTAGGAACCACCGTGGTCTGCGACATTACTGGGGTCTTCGAGTGCGTGGGCAGCACACAAAGACAACTGGTCGCCGTGGGAAGACTGTTGGTGTCTCAAAGAAGCGTTgagtttgtttctttctttttgggatGTCAAGTTTTTGTTGCGAATTCTATTTTGCACTTTTTTATGTTTGTAGTTTTTTGGTGGATTTACGCAACACTGTCTAGCCGgctttcatacatacctgataCCTCTATTGAGGCTGTTTGATCTTGAGATTTTGCCATGTTACTGCATTAATCATTTATATAGTAGTTGAAGGTCACGATGACTTATGCCTTCTCAATTTTATATACTTGTTCGTTTACCTTGATTAATGCGGTGGTGACTGGTTCTCAAGTGGCGTTGCTGGGAGGTTGTAACCTCCCAGCTCTTCTATTCCTCGGTGGCTCGCTGCACTCCCTGGCTTTGAACCAGGGAGACACTGGCGTTTGGTATTCTACTTGAGGGCATGACCGATGCCTTCATTGCAAATGCCAAACATTTTAAACGATCAAACCAGAGAGACTATTTGAGAAGCTCAAAACCATCTCATGTAGTATGGAAGAAAATcgatattttatcaaatataatgGAATATGCATGCATTCTTGCCATTTTTCTCCTATTGTTTTTGTATTAAGGTGGCAAATTTTAGCATTTTAATGGGATCTTTTCTTTTGGCAGTGGATTGTTGACTGTTACGCGAGATAGGTGAAACAATGAGCAGTGTTTTCTCTACCAATTATTAACTAATGAACAATCAAACTACGTTCGTTTAGGAGGTATATAGTTTGAGTAGCACTCCCAGCCGGTCGGGTGGGAATTAAGTTTTTACACCCGCCAATCAGGTATTGCCACATAGGCGTCTCAACAAAGTGGGTGTTGCCCCGCATATATGTAATGAAAGCAATTtgtttctccctctccctcccccatcTGCACTAAATCGACGTCCTTGCACCGAACAGATCCAGATCTCGCCCCCATAAAATTAAATCGGCCATCTGATCTTGCCTCCAGAAAAATCGCCATCGCCAGATGAAGGGAATCTTATCGGTTTGCAGATTTTGTAGTCTCCACCTTGCAAATGAATCGTCACACCTCCGAAGTCGCTAATGCCAGGAAGCAACTCTAGCCCACTTTGCATTTGGATGGCATCTCCCAAGGCCTGCAATATGGCATCACTGCTGTCTTGTTCCCCGCTTGGGTCTGCTACATATCCAATTGGAACGAAAATTCTCTCATCCTTTCACACGAGTACATTCAAAGCATAAACATACATTTCGTAAAAAACAGAGATGTTGAAGAACCAATTAATAAACACTACATAATTTATAAGGATaataaataaactcacaaaaaaatGACGAAGAAAGTAAATAAATGAACATGCACAAAAAAGCGTACCCTTTTCTTGGCTGAAGTCTCTTGGAAGAAAATTTTAGTTCGGTAGGACTAGGACAATAGGCTAAATTTCAGTCGATTTTTTCTCTAAACTAAAACACTACTTGCTCAATACTAGAACCTAAGGCTTCTTGTACCAACAGTACTAATAGGAAACTCAATATTGGCAAAGGTTTCATTGCTTTTGATCCAAGCATTGCTAACTATTTGTTTGGTTTGACACTGGATCTATTGATTGAATGTGCTCCTATTCGTGAAAGAGACAGGGGGAAGGGGAGAGGAAGGGTTTTGAAGGGAAGGGGGTTCTGATTCTTGCATGCAGGTGTAGGTGTTTGGAGCTTGTACCTCTTACGTGGCCAATGTTTATTGGTTGGTGTAAAAATCACATTTCTACCCGACCGGCGTCGAGTTTTTCTCTTATAGTTTTCGatcaactcttttttaaaaaaaaagcaaatccCTAATACTCGACCGAGAGGCCGGAGAAAATATGCTTTACTTGTCCCCTggaatttgtataaaatatcGATCATCTGGATTTCGTTTAGACCTTAGGCCTTGTTAGTTTCCACAATTCtctttaactcatctcatctaattattataatttttttaaatatttatactaaataaaataaataattcaactttttcaaatcttaaaacaaaaataatattaaaaaaatatattttaataatattttatttaacttttaactttaattttatctcatccaCTAGAACTAGGgatgtaaccggtccggtccggtctggttttggataaaatctaggaccgaaccggtatgtaccggttttgtattttttaaaaccgattacgcaccggttaccctcctaaaccggtacttccggttttaccggtttccggtccggtccagtccggttttttagtttttttaaaatgtaaattttcacaatttgtcattaaaaatttgtttataaaaaaaaattaatttaaaaaaaaaactgttttatacttttattaatatattagactatataatagtattaatattagactattggtatagttataagttatatattagtattagttataaacttttagtgatttagtattaacattttatgtaataatttataaattataataagaaattatttcatatatgaatatatatgttatatataaaatttcacataaaaatttataattatacattacatataaaacttatatatattaatattttatatatatataatattttatataaaacttatatataaaaatattattttttattttttttaatcaaccagtccggtccaaaaaatcttggaaccggaaccggaccggaaccggccggtttttacgctttaaaaaccggttccggaccgaaccggttcaa is a window from the Juglans regia cultivar Chandler chromosome 7, Walnut 2.0, whole genome shotgun sequence genome containing:
- the LOC109018528 gene encoding 40S ribosomal protein S18-like encodes the protein MSLVANEEFQHILRVLNTNVDGKQKIMFALTSIKGIGRRLANIVCKKADVDMNKRAGELTAAELDNLMVIVANPRQFKIPDWFLNRKKDYKDGKYSQVVSNALDMKLRDDLERLKKIRNHRGLRHYWGLRVRGQHTKTTGRRGKTVGVSKKR